The Syngnathus acus chromosome 11, fSynAcu1.2, whole genome shotgun sequence genome includes the window CTCCGCTTCTAACTAACGAATATGGGTATGTTTTCTTTCTAACAGTGCTAGTTTATCAGATATATAGAATTAGCTCTTCTTAATAAAAAAGTAGTATTTCCAATTAAACTAGCAACAtcgacaaaaacaacaatgttaGAATTAACTTTTGATAAAGTTTCTATATTTATGCGAAGCATAGCCGCATCCAAAGGTGAgctcagatttttttaaaagtggaatATCCGATGGATACTGAAACGCACTTTAACCAGAACGTCTCACCGCCCCTGAACCTCTCCCAGGCTTTTTTCCGGCAGCATGGTGGCGCTCTTTGACAACAAACGTCTCCCAAAGATGTACGTAGGTCTCAAATGTATAATCATGTATTAGAAGGCTCCATCTAAGTatgaatgtttattatttagatttaCCGTGTAGTAATTTAAAAGACCACTGGTCATAATGTGAAAAGTATCACCCGCCAATATTGGCTGGACATTTGCAAAagcaattaatcaattaaGCGTTGAATTAAATTCAAGAGGCCACTCCATCAAAAATTGCTTATATTAGGAAATGTGAAAATTAAACCTTCCTTTACTGGCACTACAAGGCAATTAGGTCATGGGTATTAGTGGTTGCGTGTCCTTCCCTAATCTAATTTTATCTCCAAGACTGGCTGAGAAATGAAAGTACTGCTCCTTCTCAATGTGTGGTGCTGCTGCAGGTTTGAATTATTGTCAACCTTTGGTCACCGAGTCGTTTTCTAACACACCCAGAGTCGGATGTCTACATAGTATTTTGCAAGTCCTGACCTGCTTCACTTCTGTTTTCTTAGCTAAGCAgtagaaaaatgcaaaatgtccccccccctcggTTGTGTAAGATGTTGGCTTGTGTTATTGTATACATGTGATTTAAAAGATATTAATAATTTCTGAGacttctgtatttatttattggtgaCATTAAAAAGACTCCAGGCTAGGTTTTAAGCATACCCGCCTAACTAACTCCATATCAGCGTGTCCTGATTGGGAGACTGATTCCTAATCGCTTCTAATCCCCCACAGGTATGGCTGAGCTTGCGAGTCTGGTGCAGCGGCTGGAGTTGGCCGTGGGCCGTCTGGAGGCGATGTCGGGCCCTGGCGGTTGCAACGAAGGCTCTGCCGGTGGAGGTAATTTGAAGAGACCTACCAACCTAGTTGAGAATAAGATTTCTaaagccatttattttttgttaacaGCTGTCTCAGCCTACGTTGAGGCCTTTGATGAGATCATCAGCGGTCCGATGAGTCAATATTACTGCCACAGTCAGAAGATAGGGGGCGATGTCCTGAAACATGTACGTAACTGGAACGTCGTTACACGTCTTTAAAAGTCTTTTCTTCAGTCATGTTTTGTTCTTGTCCTCGTCACAGGCAGAAATGATGAAGCAAGCGTTTGCCAGTCAGAGACAAGTTCTTGTAACAGCCTCCAGTGCTCAGAAGCCCGCCGATGTACGTTTGAGCTCGCCATGAAATTCCGGAGCATACAAACCGTTTTATTTTCGAAGCGTGACCCAGCCCGGCTGCCATGTTTCACGCCATTCGTCTGTTTGCCAAGGACGTTTTGAGCGGCCTCCTGCGGCCGATGTCCCAAGCCATCGAGGAAGTGCAGGCGCTGCGCGAGAAGAACCGCACATCCAAACATTTCAACCACCTCTCCGCCATCAGCGAGAGCGTGCCCGCTCTCGGATGGGTTGCCGTGGTGAgctgattttcttttggtcGATTATTGGAATTGAATGCTGAGGTTATcaataatgttttctttctgtcctAGGCCCCAAAACCAGGCCCGTATGTTAAAGAGATGCAGGACGCCGCCATGTTCTACACCAACCGTGTGCTCAAGGACTACAAGGAAAAGTAAAGAAATCTTTATTTTGTGCTTTctgaatttttgttttccttgcttgATCATTTTAAGTTTACAGAATATTAGCCCGATCGATAATTGGTCCATCACTagttttattgttattgtataaatgtttttattcattgtgatcacattacctttttttttgtttctgttccGTTCAAAGAGACAAGACGCACGTGGATTGGGTGCGCTCCTATTTGGCAATCTGGACCGATTTGCAGAATTACATCAAGCAATACCACACCACCGGTCTTTCCTGGAGCAAAACCGTGAGCGCCCGATTTCGTCAACACGACAGTTATTGCCATAAAGGGTTTGTTGAGAGCGAGTCCAAAAAGATAACAATTTGCTCCCCAGGGCCAAGTGGCTTCGACCTCTGCAGCCCCTGGCAGGAGCgctcccccgcccccacctcctcccggacctcctcctcctcctctttcaatGGACAGCTCGTCTGGACACGGCGACAGTGACCCCATCAATCGGAATGCCTTGTTTGAGTCCATCAACAAGGGGGCCGACATCACCAAGGGTAagctgttttatttacatgacTGTTTTGAAATGGGAGGAATTTGGAAGTTAGGTTCATCATTCTTCAGTATCCTCGCTTTCTTTTTCCCAGGCCTCAAGCATGTTAAGGATGATGAGAAAACCCACAAGAATCCTGAACTCAGAGCTGGCTCCGGACCAAAACCCTTCACCAGCCCAAAACCCTTCTGCAGCCCGACTCCCCGAGCGGCTCCATCAGCCGCCCCGTCACGCAGCGCCCCTCCCGTTCTCGAGCTGGACGGGAAGAAGTGGAAAGTGGTATGTGACTCGGACCTCCCTCCCCATAAGTTGGAAGTCGGACCTTCTACGAAGCAACAaactgattttttatttttattttttgtgcgcCCACTCTACAGGAGAACCAAGATGGCCAACAAGGTCTGATGATCACTGACACCGAACTCAAGCAAGTGGTTTACGCTTTCAAGTGTAGCAACAGCACTCTGCAGGTCAAAGGCAAACTCAACTCCATCATTTTGGGTaagtgatgggaaaaaaatgaataaaaaaaaaaaatttcaagtcTACTGAGCAAAATGATCTTTCATTTTCCTTTCAGATAACTGCAAGAAAATGGGCCTGGTGTTCGACGACGTCGTCGGCATCGTGGAAGTCATAAACTGCAGGGATATCAAAATCCAGGTTTGTGTGCGACGTGGAACGTCTCGGCGAAGCATATTTTAGGCGCCGTTAAAAAATGAGCGTGTCGTCATGTGCAGGTTTTGGGACGGGTTCCCACCATCTCCATCAACAAGACTGACGGTTGCCACGTGTACCTGAGCCAAAAGTCGCTGGACTGCGAGATCATCAGCGCCAAGAGCTCAGAGATGAACATCCTGGTGCCCGGCAAGGATGGCGATTTCGTAAGTATCCCTTCGATACTAATGTGGTGCCATGCGTGTATCGATTAGTAAATTGAAATTGTCGTCGTCGCTCCACAGTCGGAGTTCCCGGTTCCTGAGCAGTTCAAGACTGTCTGGGACGGCGCCAAGCTCGTGACCACATCAACAGAGATTGCAGGATAGAAGGGGCGGCACGCCGTGCGGGCCGGGCCGCCTTTGCCCGGCACCTCACACGCCCCTCTCCCCCTATTTTCGCCAAGTCCACCTTGACTGATTACCCGCACTCACcagctaacacacacacacacgctgtaGAGTCGAGAATCAGACATCATGCATTTTCGCCCCATCCCTTTTCCTCGGCCAAGCACAGCTTTCGCTGTTCCCTTCCCACAGCCAATGAGGACTGCTCGCGTTTATCTGAAGCTTTCCTCCAGCCAATCAGCAGGGAGCACTTTGCCAACTGTATATTTATCCGGATAATGCTGTTCTAAATTAGCCGCTATAGTTAAGTGGATATCTTCTCTGCAGCCACAGTTATCAAGATGCTTCATGCACGAATTATCTGCTCATGGCTAacgaagccccccccccacccactcaCCCCAGTTAACGGCGAGGTAGGTTTCCGTTCCTGATTATGCAATTCCATGAAGCACTTGTTAAATGGTTTCTCCAGCCTCCACGTGGCAcataaagtgaaaatattaaCAGTTGTTGTGTATATTAGCCGACGCATTAATTAGGAGTCAAATCCGGTCAGACATCAAAAGTTTTCATCTCAAGCGGATCGTTTGAATAAAACTAACTTGTAATCGTGTGTTCTTGTATACACATTCCCAAGTATTTGACATTCCGTGGAAAGAAAAGATGCGGTGAAGAGCAGTTTAATTGCTGGTGACGGGCTCCTGCTGTTGTTTCGAAAATGCAaaagttgccccccccccccccaaaaaaaattggtgtTTCATCATGGCCTTGAAAATCATGTCTAGATGTTAAGTCTTCTTGGCTCCATCGTTAATAACTTGATTACATACGCCAAGACAAGTTTGGTTTGTCAGCGTTTGGAAGCTGTGGGTTGTctttaatattttcttctctttttttgtggagGTGGTTGGTTTCACAATCAGGTTTCTGCTCATTCGTACTGGAGACATCATTAAAATGTTGCGATAACAttcttgtttgtatttttatttaggaCATGCACACATATTAACAGCAGAACTTTCTTTTAAAAACGAATCAAGTAAGAAATAGTAGACTGGTAAATTGATCCTTAACTACTCAGCATGTGACAGATAAGTGCAAGTGCTGTGCTTTTTGCATTCCCATGGCCAAATAGCgaaattttcttttcctaGCGCAAGTAAGGCAGCAGGTTTGCGTCGAACCATTCTTTAGTGAACTGAAGGTGATCTCCTTGTGTTGCAAGAAAAACCAGCTTTCCCGCCTTGTCCATGGCAGCCAGGCCCAAGCGATCCTACATCAGAGCAAAAATAAGAAACTACAGCAATGATTCTATCATGTCTGAACTCGCACATACCTCTTTATAGAGAACACTCTCCTGCAGCGTTTCAATTTCTTTGGCTTGACCCGTTTTCAGGAAGCCAAACCACTACGATAAGATAGTTACGGGTTGTTAgcgcaaaaataaacaaagctgCAAATCAAAAGTCTTATTTACCTCCGAATCAACAGGATCCACCACAGAATCCTGCAGGAACTTAACCATGACAAACTTGTCCAGCATCTGAAGATTTTTCTTGTAAGTCTCGTTTACAAccttttggggaaaaaaaataaatgagaatCTTCGCGAGTGCACTTCGCAATCCACATACGGACCCTCTCCTGGTTGATGTCAGCCAGGAAGAGACTGTGCTTCTTGTACAAGTCGTCATTCAGAGGGTCATGCCAGTACTGGGCCTGCACCAAGCTGAAAAAAGCAGAGCGGCTTAAAAATGGAGCAATAAATGTAAGTCAATGTGGAGAAATAAGATAATTTACTGTTTTTGAACCATGTCACTGTAAGCTTCAGTGTTAAGGGCCTTTCTGATCATATCACAAATGTGAGAAGCCTCTCCAGGACACTTTGGCAGCCCGTACACACCTAAGGATTGCACATTAGGTTCTCGTGGCTGTTTGGGACCTCAAGGACTCGGCGGTGGTGGATTTTCATACCTTGGTGCTGGCCACCGACAGAGATGAGCGTCTTCATTGGTGGAGAAGGGCATCGCTGTGCCACGGCTCTCCTGCAAAGACAGGAAGTGTTTTGTAATGTCGCATGTTAAACCTTCAAGTGTCAAAATAGTTACATACAGAAATTGCGCCCCTTGTGAGAATCCCATGGCATTATATCCTCCTTTTAACTGGGGATTTCCAGACAGCTGACTGCACACCATGGACACCTGATCGTTCACATCCATGAAGAATCCATTTTTTGTGTCCTGTGAGGAACATATTAGACATCCATGTGATCTTTGGAACTTGCAACTTTCAAATACTCTGATATTGACCTCCACAACATTGTCGCCAATCATCAATGACAGCACGTAAATTCCCGGAATCTCCTGCtggatcattttttttattgctcccAGGCTGAGCGGGTTGCAGCAACTGTCACCTGGACACATAACCATTGCATATTTTGGGGGGATTAAATTGCTCATCAAACTCATCCCACCATATGAATGCACAATTTAAGTACTATACTCACCCATCCCATGCCACATAACCAGAGGTAATGTCCCATTGACTGAGCCTTGAGCTGGTCTGCTTGCAACCAGCACCACCGGAACCACCAAGAGGAACCACAGGACGACTGGTGTCATCTTGGAACCTGCAAAGCATGAGTTAGATATCTgataatagaatagaataaaatagaatataaTGCCCTTTATTGTCGTTTTACAACTTagttgtacaacgaaattcGGATAGCTGCTCCCTTCCTCGTGCAAAcgtacaaaatttaaaaaagtataaaagGAAGTCtgagaataaaagtgaaagcATTCAaccattacaaataaataatgactttATTCATTTGTCTGTGGAGCAACTAAACGTCCTTCCGTTTGATTGCAGAAGCTGATTTTTGGTGATCTCACATTGATATTTAATCCGTGGTTTGAAAACGTAAACATTGTGGTTGTTTAGTTTGTGGTTATCGCAGGGCCTTTCTTATTAGTTCGTCGATTCCACACGTTCGCTAAGGACCGCAGATTTACTTTTCAGGTATTCACAACGAATAAAGCATAGTTCTAATCAGTACAACACGATAAAGTACAAATTTACACTAGAAGTATAAAATTAGGTTTGTAAGCATTACTCACCGTTCTGAAGACTTCCTGTATTTGATCACATGACAGCGTAGGcagacagccaatcagagaaaAGGGGCGGGGCCCGTAGTAAAAGTGGCTTGTGACTGGATTTCTAGTACACACGAACTGTTTAGCCAGTTGACTTTTTATGATATAATAACGCTTTAATGCGTCGGTATATATTTTACTAGCACACCACGAAGATATCATTCGGTTTAATGTCAGCTTTACACGTTTTTCACCGGATGTAGTGGGTCTGCTGCTAAGTTAGCTTGCCATGCTAGTTCGCGTAGAACATTATCGACAACATTCCTCGTCGGATCATTTAGCCAGCCGAATAACAACTCCGACTCCGGTGAGTTTGGAATATTAAAGTGGGTTCGGCAACGTCCACGATGTCGATCGAGTTTGAAGAACCAGCGTTAACTGGGTGTTACGACATCGTAGGCTCGTTTCCCAAAAGTTTTGGTTACGGGCTGGAGGAAGCAGACATGGAGGAGAGCCCAGTGTCAGCTGAAAAGCCGAGGATACTGCTGATGGGACGGAGACGCAGCGGAAAGTCGTCCATTCAGAAGGTAAACTTCGATTAAATGCGTTTTTATCCTCGATTTTTCAATTTCCCCCCTTTTACTCAGGTGGTTTTCCACAAAATGTCACCCAATGAGACTTTGTTTCTGGAGAGCACCAACAAAATCTACAAGGATGACATCTCCAGCAGCTCCTTTGTCAACTTCCAAATTTGGGATTTTCCTGGCCAAGTGGATTTTTGTGACCCGACATTCGACAGCGAAATGATTTTCAATGGAACAGGCGCATTGATCTTTGTCATTGACGCTCAGGTGAGATGTGATTAAATCTGGCGTAACAAGGTTTAAATAAACAGTTCTTCTCGTGTCATCTGTTCCCCAGGATGATTACATGGAGGCTCTTGAAAAGCTGCAAGTAACCGTGTCAAGAGCCTACAAAGTAAATCCTGATATCAATTTTGAAGTGTTCATCCATAAGGTCGACGGCCTTTCAGATGATCACAAAATAGAAACGCAAAGAGACATTCATCAGAGGGCTAACGATGATCTAGCTGATGCTAGCCTTGAGAAGGTTCACCTCAGGTAAGCGATTGAGTGGtgcaaaactattttttttgttgacattacAGATTAAATGTCCCTTTGTTGCCTCCTTAGCTTCTACTTGACCAGCATCTACGACCACTCCATATTCGAGGCCTTCAGCAAAGTAGTCCAGAAGCTCATACCTCAATTACCGACGTTGGAGAACCTCCTAAACATTTTCATATCTGtaagatcctttttttttttttttgtatcccaTTGTTCTTGTGTGGAAAATGCTTAGTGTATATCCTGTCATGCACGGGCAGCATTCCGGGATCGAGAAGGCCTTCCTTTTCGATGTGGTCAGCAAGATTTACATCGCCACAGACAGCTCTCCAGTGGACATGCAGTCATATGAGCTCTGTTGCGACATGATCGATGTTGTCATCGACGTTTCTTGTATTTACGGGTAAGATGCGAGTTTGCGAATGATCCCATCGATGGATTGACATTTATCATCCTTCGGCAGACTGCTGGACGATGGAAGCGGCTGCGCTTATGACAAGGAGTCTTTGGCCATCATCAAACTTAACAACACCACAGTGCTTTATTTGAAAGAGGTCACCGAGTTCCTCGCGCTCGTTTGCATCCTCCGAGAGGAGAGTTTTGAGAGAAAAGGTGAGTTGTCAAAAAATGCTAACATTGGTGTTGatgccaaatcatttttttttcacacaaatTAGAGTTGTAAACTTTTCTCTCCACAGGTCTCATCGAGTACAATTTTCACTGTTTCCGAAAAGCTATCTGCGAGGTGTTTGAAGTTTCTGCCTCCAACCAAAGCGCCGTTCTCAAGAGATCAAACTCGTCAAGCAGCAGCCTCAAATATGCCGACCTCAATGGGAGTGGCATCtaaatataaaagcaaaatgcTATGAGCTCCTCGTTTTGGCACCTTGTTAAGTGACAGGTTTGTCAAAATTCCAGGTAACACATACATGGCATATATTCTTGCTGTCGTCTTATGTGTTCCTACTCAggcatttttttgtgcttcGTGTCATATTTGTGGGACAGCTGAGGTGCTTctcatcgttttttttttttttttaatatatttaaccTTGAAGACTTGTACGGTGTTTCCTAAGAATACAGGtctttacatttacattttctaaGGCCAAAAATTCAAGTCAAATGCTaatgatgatttattttttactgtacatatctacttttaataataaaaactatATTGATCATTGAAGCGTTCActcctatttttatttgttgtttatgctgattgaaaaaaaaaaaaaaaaattcccactAATATTATACGTGTTTTAAACTCTGTTCAAATTGAGctgtgtcaatattttgtttggcaAGCATTGTCCCACCAGGGTATGAAGTCCACCAGAGTCTCAGGTTGCCCACTGGAACCCGGTAAGTAATTGTAATTCTTATGTTTGGCCACAAGACGGCAGCATAGTTCAATTTAAACGATAGCGCTTATTTCAAGACTTGCAATCCACCTGTATACATTGTAATTAAACTTCAAGATGATTTAATGTGCTCATCCATAATACACATGTTTAATGAATGGAAGAATAATCCAAATAAAAGCTACAATTATGTTtataaacagaaacaaaaaaaagggggggtctACTGATAGCTGCGACTAATCTTGGGTCATTATTATGGAATGCCACCACAACGCCAATTTGGAATGATTATAGTAAACAAACCCTTAATTTGTAGTTGGGAGCAGCGCAGTTGACTTTTTCACAAGCTTTCTGTGAATTTAATTACCAAAACACGCCCTCATTGCCTCAACTAATTTGCCTTCTAGGAGTGGGAACTCCCGTCGGGGTGCCAAAAAGAGTGCAAGAAGACACAGAGGGACGAAAGGGGCGGCGTTTGCGGAATGCTTGGCGTTTTTACGCATCCGATGCGCACGTTTCAAGTCAGTGTGCAAACGCCGAGCCCACAAGAACCCACGCAGGAGTGGaaccatttgtcattttgttaaCAGGACATTCTGATGCACCAAGAAAGGTATAGTCAAACATATTCATTGATTGCTACtcattttttaatatcttGTATTTATTCTGAAATCTTCATGCaagcatattattattattattattatcatccaTCTATTATCTgaactttttgtattttattattatatattaattcccaatgtgtgtgtttattttattgctcataaaaaaaacaaaatgactttaAAGCATTCATATTTGTCTGTGCAGTCACAAGTCAACACATGTGACCCTTACCATCCAGGATGCACCCGAAAGGATGTCCTTTCTTTAGAATACGGAAATGGTCTGAGGTTGTTAGGGTAGACTAAAATGGGTAAAATGTGTGTAGCTATTACTACTAatggcaaggcaaggcagttCTATTTATAAAGCGTGTTGCATACATAAACAATGTGCTTCACTTAGTAACCAAACAACAACCGAGGGACCCCACATATAACCCGACTCCAAATTGGCTCAGAACCTTTTTAGAACTGTTCCTTTTAGTTTTAAGTTTCCAACTTGTCCAACATATTTACTGAGATTTATTGCTGTCCAATAAGACGAGAAGTCTTTTCTTATGGGGGTCATGATGTCATGTctgtgactaaaaaaaaaaaaaaaaaatcctccttcAAGCAT containing:
- the LOC119129858 gene encoding ras-related GTP-binding protein C-like isoform X3, giving the protein MEESPVSAEKPRILLMGRRRSGKSSIQKVVFHKMSPNETLFLESTNKIYKDDISSSSFVNFQIWDFPGQVDFCDPTFDSEMIFNGTGALIFVIDAQDDYMEALEKLQVTVSRAYKVNPDINFEVFIHKVDGLSDDHKIETQRDIHQRANDDLADASLEKVHLSFYLTSIYDHSIFEAFSKVVQKLIPQLPTLENLLNIFISHSGIEKAFLFDVVSKIYIATDSSPVDMQSYELCCDMIDVVIDVSCIYGLLDDGSGCAYDKESLAIIKLNNTTVLYLKEVTEFLALVCILREESFERKGLIEYNFHCFRKAICEVFEVSASNQSAVLKRSNSSSSSLKYADLNGSGI
- the LOC119129857 gene encoding adenylyl cyclase-associated protein 1-like isoform X2 translates to MAELASLVQRLELAVGRLEAMSGPGGCNEGSAGGAVSAYVEAFDEIISGPMSQYYCHSQKIGGDVLKHAEMMKQAFASQRQVLVTASSAQKPADDVLSGLLRPMSQAIEEVQALREKNRTSKHFNHLSAISESVPALGWVAVAPKPGPYVKEMQDAAMFYTNRVLKDYKEKDKTHVDWVRSYLAIWTDLQNYIKQYHTTGLSWSKTGQVASTSAAPGRSAPPPPPPPGPPPPPLSMDSSSGHGDSDPINRNALFESINKGADITKGLKHVKDDEKTHKNPELRAGSGPKPFTSPKPFCSPTPRAAPSAAPSRSAPPVLELDGKKWKVENQDGQQGLMITDTELKQVVYAFKCSNSTLQVKGKLNSIILDNCKKMGLVFDDVVGIVEVINCRDIKIQVLGRVPTISINKTDGCHVYLSQKSLDCEIISAKSSEMNILVPGKDGDFSEFPVPEQFKTVWDGAKLVTTSTEIAG
- the ppt1 gene encoding palmitoyl-protein thioesterase 1: MTPVVLWFLLVVPVVLVASRPAQGSVNGTLPLVMWHGMGDSCCNPLSLGAIKKMIQQEIPGIYVLSLMIGDNVVEDTKNGFFMDVNDQVSMVCSQLSGNPQLKGGYNAMGFSQGAQFLRAVAQRCPSPPMKTLISVGGQHQGVYGLPKCPGEASHICDMIRKALNTEAYSDMVQKHLVQAQYWHDPLNDDLYKKHSLFLADINQERVVNETYKKNLQMLDKFVMVKFLQDSVVDPVDSEWFGFLKTGQAKEIETLQESVLYKEDRLGLAAMDKAGKLVFLATQGDHLQFTKEWFDANLLPYLR
- the LOC119129858 gene encoding ras-related GTP-binding protein C-like isoform X1, producing MSIEFEEPALTGCYDIVGSFPKSFGYGLEEADMEESPVSAEKPRILLMGRRRSGKSSIQKVVFHKMSPNETLFLESTNKIYKDDISSSSFVNFQIWDFPGQVDFCDPTFDSEMIFNGTGALIFVIDAQDDYMEALEKLQVTVSRAYKVNPDINFEVFIHKVDGLSDDHKIETQRDIHQRANDDLADASLEKVHLSFYLTSIYDHSIFEAFSKVVQKLIPQLPTLENLLNIFISHSGIEKAFLFDVVSKIYIATDSSPVDMQSYELCCDMIDVVIDVSCIYGLLDDGSGCAYDKESLAIIKLNNTTVLYLKEVTEFLALVCILREESFERKGLIEYNFHCFRKAICEVFEVSASNQSAVLKRSNSSSSSLKYADLNGSGI
- the LOC119129857 gene encoding adenylyl cyclase-associated protein 1-like isoform X1 codes for the protein MAELASLVQRLELAVGRLEAMSGPGGCNEGSAGGGNLKRPTNLVENKISKAIYFLLTAVSAYVEAFDEIISGPMSQYYCHSQKIGGDVLKHAEMMKQAFASQRQVLVTASSAQKPADDVLSGLLRPMSQAIEEVQALREKNRTSKHFNHLSAISESVPALGWVAVAPKPGPYVKEMQDAAMFYTNRVLKDYKEKDKTHVDWVRSYLAIWTDLQNYIKQYHTTGLSWSKTGQVASTSAAPGRSAPPPPPPPGPPPPPLSMDSSSGHGDSDPINRNALFESINKGADITKGLKHVKDDEKTHKNPELRAGSGPKPFTSPKPFCSPTPRAAPSAAPSRSAPPVLELDGKKWKVENQDGQQGLMITDTELKQVVYAFKCSNSTLQVKGKLNSIILDNCKKMGLVFDDVVGIVEVINCRDIKIQVLGRVPTISINKTDGCHVYLSQKSLDCEIISAKSSEMNILVPGKDGDFSEFPVPEQFKTVWDGAKLVTTSTEIAG
- the LOC119129858 gene encoding ras-related GTP-binding protein C-like isoform X2 — encoded protein: MSIEFEEPALTGCYDIVGSFPKSFGYGLEEADMEESPVSAEKPRILLMGRRRSGKSSIQKTLFLESTNKIYKDDISSSSFVNFQIWDFPGQVDFCDPTFDSEMIFNGTGALIFVIDAQDDYMEALEKLQVTVSRAYKVNPDINFEVFIHKVDGLSDDHKIETQRDIHQRANDDLADASLEKVHLSFYLTSIYDHSIFEAFSKVVQKLIPQLPTLENLLNIFISHSGIEKAFLFDVVSKIYIATDSSPVDMQSYELCCDMIDVVIDVSCIYGLLDDGSGCAYDKESLAIIKLNNTTVLYLKEVTEFLALVCILREESFERKGLIEYNFHCFRKAICEVFEVSASNQSAVLKRSNSSSSSLKYADLNGSGI